One window of Desulfobacca acetoxidans DSM 11109 genomic DNA carries:
- a CDS encoding sigma-54-dependent transcriptional regulator: MNPARILIVEDETISRENLQHVLEKEGYETVAVENGSLAYEELAQGEFDLVLTDLRMQQIDGLQVLARAKELQPDIEVIVITGYATVTSAVEAMQKGAYHYLAKPYKIEEVRILVRKALEKRWLRQEVSQLKRQVQQGFPWLVGKSTKMLALEETIRQIAPTDCTVLIQGETGTGKELVAKAVHHLSNRAEKRFLAINCGSFTAELLANELFGHEREAFTGARGIKRGLLEAANGGTLFLDEIGDMPPVMQVKLLRVLQEKTFLRVGGTEELPVDVRIIAASNKDLKQEVDLGTFRQDLFFRLNVITLYVPPLVERRDDIPLLCQHFLTKFAESQKKRVEGISPEVMTILMNYEYPGNVRELENIIERAVTLSTGPIIEIGHLSPDLQKHQYHVQRHRKKEFHTLEENERDYIEWVLAQVEGNKTKAAEILGIDRVSLWRKLKRFDLEP, from the coding sequence ATGAACCCAGCCCGCATCCTGATCGTCGAAGATGAAACCATCAGTCGGGAAAACCTGCAACACGTCCTGGAGAAGGAGGGGTATGAGACCGTCGCGGTAGAGAACGGCTCCTTGGCTTATGAAGAGCTGGCCCAGGGCGAGTTTGACCTGGTTCTGACGGATTTGCGTATGCAGCAGATTGACGGTTTACAGGTGCTGGCCAGAGCCAAAGAACTCCAACCTGATATCGAAGTGATTGTAATTACCGGTTACGCCACAGTGACTTCGGCGGTGGAGGCCATGCAGAAAGGGGCCTACCACTATCTGGCCAAACCTTATAAAATCGAAGAAGTTCGCATTCTCGTGCGAAAGGCCCTCGAAAAGAGATGGCTCAGACAGGAAGTAAGCCAACTGAAGCGCCAGGTGCAGCAGGGTTTTCCCTGGTTGGTCGGCAAGAGTACCAAGATGTTGGCCCTGGAGGAAACCATCCGCCAGATTGCGCCTACGGACTGTACTGTCCTGATCCAGGGAGAGACCGGCACCGGCAAGGAACTGGTGGCTAAAGCCGTTCACCATCTCAGCAATCGGGCTGAAAAACGGTTTTTGGCTATCAACTGCGGCTCTTTTACCGCCGAACTATTAGCCAATGAACTCTTCGGCCATGAACGGGAGGCCTTTACCGGCGCCCGCGGGATTAAACGGGGTCTGCTGGAAGCCGCCAACGGCGGCACGCTCTTTCTTGATGAGATCGGGGATATGCCGCCCGTGATGCAGGTCAAGTTACTGCGAGTTTTGCAAGAGAAGACCTTCCTGCGGGTTGGAGGAACCGAAGAGCTGCCGGTAGATGTGCGGATTATTGCCGCCAGCAATAAAGATCTGAAACAAGAGGTGGATCTGGGAACTTTTCGGCAGGACCTCTTCTTCCGTCTGAATGTCATTACCCTTTACGTTCCACCGCTGGTAGAGCGCCGGGATGATATCCCGCTATTGTGTCAACATTTCCTCACGAAGTTTGCCGAAAGCCAGAAAAAACGTGTGGAAGGTATCTCGCCTGAAGTTATGACCATTCTCATGAACTACGAATATCCCGGCAACGTTCGGGAATTAGAAAATATTATCGAGCGGGCGGTAACCCTGTCAACCGGACCGATTATTGAAATCGGCCACCTCTCCCCCGATCTTCAGAAACACCAATATCACGTCCAGCGGCATCGGAAAAAGGAGTTTCATACCCTGGAAGAGAATGAAAGGGACTATATTGAATGGGTGTTGGCCCAGGTAGAGGGCAATAAGACTAAGGCAGCGGAAATATTAGGAATTGACCGCGTCTCACTCTGGCGCAAGCTAAAACGGTTTGATCTGGAACCTTAA
- the lon gene encoding endopeptidase La, with amino-acid sequence MIFFRRSDEDRPRSAQELSDVRAAIQKANLPESVAAIALKELERVEKTDPSVAEYSIGLNYLDYLISLPWNSFTEDNLDLRRAERVLAFKHYGLGHIKERILEYLAVRTLCSLQSSNLLVVDDEEIARTNLEYILRKEGHQVSTAANGAEALEKVKAQNFDVIVTDLKMDQMDGLQLLENVKRVSPHSEVIMVTGFATVSTAVDALKKGAAHYLSKPIKLEELRQTVRELVDRKRHFQLTRGPILCFAGPPGTGKTSIGQAIAEALERKFVRMSLAGLRDEAELRGHRRTYVGAMPGRIINEIRRLGVKNPVFMLDEIDKIGQDFRGDPASVLLEILDPQQNSHFVDHYVDVPFDLSSVMFITTANVVENLPGPLLDRLEVINFSGYTENEKLHIARDFIIPQTLRDSGLTAMAPVFTDEAIVRIISDYTREAGLRNLEREIANVCRKLARVCLQSKTTPGELVVDAELVETLLGPRKYTHEVAEAENRVGVTTGLVWTEFGGEIIFVEATGMKGNKQLILTGSLGNVMQESAQTALSYVRSNATNLGVDPDFFAGSDIHIHFPSGAIPKDGPSAGVTIALALISLLTGRPARRTVALTGEITLSGRILPVSGVREKILAASRAGVRTVVFPKPNEVDIQNLEEDVKKELEIVLAEEIDPLVDVVLLPAP; translated from the coding sequence ATGATCTTCTTTCGCAGGTCTGACGAGGATCGACCCCGCTCGGCTCAGGAGTTGAGTGACGTCCGAGCGGCTATTCAAAAAGCCAATCTGCCGGAGTCGGTGGCTGCAATAGCCTTAAAGGAGCTGGAGCGGGTAGAGAAGACCGATCCCTCCGTGGCGGAGTATTCCATCGGTCTCAACTACCTGGATTATCTCATTTCTCTTCCCTGGAACAGCTTCACCGAGGATAATCTGGATCTCCGGCGGGCTGAGCGAGTTCTCGCCTTCAAGCATTACGGCCTGGGGCACATCAAAGAGCGCATCCTGGAATACCTGGCAGTGCGCACCCTCTGCAGCCTGCAGAGTTCCAACCTCCTGGTAGTGGATGATGAGGAGATAGCCCGAACCAACCTTGAGTATATCTTGCGTAAAGAAGGGCATCAAGTCAGTACGGCGGCCAATGGCGCCGAAGCTTTAGAGAAGGTGAAGGCTCAGAACTTTGACGTTATTGTCACGGACCTGAAGATGGATCAGATGGATGGCCTGCAGTTGTTGGAAAATGTCAAAAGGGTTTCGCCTCATTCCGAAGTAATCATGGTCACAGGGTTCGCCACGGTAAGCACAGCGGTGGATGCCCTGAAGAAAGGGGCTGCCCACTATCTCTCCAAACCGATCAAGTTGGAGGAACTGCGTCAGACGGTAAGGGAACTCGTAGACCGCAAGCGGCATTTTCAACTGACGCGGGGACCTATTCTCTGTTTTGCCGGGCCGCCGGGTACCGGCAAGACTTCCATCGGACAGGCCATAGCAGAAGCCTTGGAGCGCAAATTCGTGCGCATGTCTCTAGCCGGCCTGCGGGATGAGGCGGAATTGCGGGGGCATCGGCGGACATATGTAGGGGCCATGCCTGGCCGCATCATTAATGAGATTCGCCGCCTGGGGGTTAAAAATCCAGTCTTCATGCTCGATGAGATAGACAAGATCGGCCAGGATTTTCGCGGCGACCCGGCCTCGGTGTTGCTGGAGATTCTCGATCCCCAGCAGAACAGCCACTTTGTTGATCATTACGTAGACGTCCCCTTCGATCTATCGAGTGTCATGTTCATCACTACCGCCAATGTAGTGGAAAACCTTCCTGGCCCCCTGCTGGACCGCCTCGAGGTGATTAACTTTTCAGGTTATACAGAGAACGAAAAACTCCACATTGCCCGCGATTTTATCATTCCCCAAACCTTGCGGGACTCCGGCCTGACCGCTATGGCGCCGGTTTTCACTGATGAGGCCATTGTTAGGATCATCTCCGATTATACCCGGGAAGCGGGTCTAAGGAATCTGGAGAGGGAGATCGCCAATGTCTGCCGCAAGCTGGCTCGGGTCTGTCTCCAGAGTAAAACTACACCCGGCGAGCTGGTCGTGGATGCTGAACTGGTAGAAACTTTACTGGGTCCCAGAAAATACACCCATGAAGTGGCGGAGGCGGAAAACCGCGTAGGCGTCACCACCGGCCTGGTCTGGACAGAATTTGGCGGCGAAATTATCTTTGTGGAAGCAACCGGTATGAAGGGCAACAAACAGCTTATCTTGACCGGATCCCTGGGAAACGTCATGCAGGAGTCGGCGCAAACCGCCTTAAGCTACGTTCGTAGCAACGCCACCAACCTCGGGGTCGACCCCGACTTTTTCGCCGGCAGCGATATTCACATTCATTTCCCGTCCGGCGCCATTCCGAAAGACGGACCCTCGGCGGGGGTAACCATCGCTCTGGCCCTGATCTCACTTCTAACGGGCCGGCCAGCCCGTCGGACGGTGGCTCTCACCGGAGAGATAACCTTGAGCGGCCGCATCCTCCCGGTCAGCGGGGTCAGGGAAAAGATATTGGCCGCCAGCCGGGCCGGGGTGCGTACGGTGGTGTTTCCCAAACCTAACGAAGTCGATATTCAAAACCTGGAGGAAGATGTCAAAAAGGAGCTGGAAATTGTATTGGCAGAAGAGATCGATCCATTAGTAGATGTAGTTCTGCTCCCCGCCCCATAA
- a CDS encoding sulfite exporter TauE/SafE family protein, whose amino-acid sequence MEGEVINFIDLNVLNISFLFIVGFIGGLVSGFIGSGGAFVLTPGMMSLGVAGPVAVASNMCHKFPKAMVGAYKRWKYGQVDIKMGLIMASSASVGVYLGIKVQEMILAAWGQAGSNLYVSISFVVVLIVVGGYVFWDAMKSDRSEKTELTVTLAQKLQKINLPPMIYFKTADVNISLWFVLPVGFATGVLAATIAVGGFIGVPGMIYVIGASSLISSATELVVAFIMGFGGTVKWAIMGMVDIRLTLIILAGSLLGVQLGAIGTTYVKEHMIKIVMGTIMLIVAVSRGLAIPKYLKQLGVLNWDDGLLTILNSASFISMCIALLTGAVIIIGAMVKAKRAERLHLTVGSENYGKI is encoded by the coding sequence GTGGAAGGAGAAGTTATTAATTTCATCGATCTTAATGTGCTCAACATCAGTTTCTTGTTTATTGTTGGCTTTATTGGCGGTCTGGTAAGCGGTTTTATCGGCTCCGGCGGGGCTTTTGTCCTGACGCCCGGCATGATGAGCCTGGGGGTCGCCGGGCCGGTAGCGGTAGCCAGCAACATGTGCCATAAATTCCCCAAGGCCATGGTAGGCGCCTATAAACGCTGGAAGTATGGCCAGGTAGATATCAAAATGGGATTGATCATGGCCTCTTCGGCGTCCGTGGGGGTATATCTGGGTATCAAGGTTCAGGAAATGATTCTGGCGGCCTGGGGGCAGGCCGGCTCCAACCTGTACGTGAGCATTTCGTTTGTCGTCGTGCTCATTGTGGTAGGCGGGTATGTCTTCTGGGATGCCATGAAGAGTGATAGGTCGGAGAAGACCGAGTTGACGGTAACGCTGGCGCAAAAGCTCCAGAAAATTAACCTACCTCCCATGATCTACTTTAAAACCGCTGATGTAAATATCTCGTTATGGTTTGTGCTGCCCGTGGGTTTTGCCACCGGCGTGCTGGCTGCCACTATTGCCGTGGGGGGATTTATCGGCGTGCCCGGTATGATCTATGTGATCGGCGCCTCCTCTCTGATCTCTTCGGCTACCGAGCTGGTGGTTGCCTTTATCATGGGTTTCGGCGGAACTGTTAAGTGGGCGATTATGGGCATGGTGGATATCCGCCTGACCCTGATTATTCTGGCCGGCTCTCTTTTAGGAGTGCAGTTGGGCGCCATCGGCACTACCTATGTCAAAGAGCACATGATCAAAATCGTCATGGGAACAATTATGCTCATCGTGGCGGTAAGTCGTGGTCTGGCCATTCCCAAGTATCTCAAGCAACTCGGAGTGCTAAACTGGGATGACGGTCTCCTCACGATATTAAACTCGGCCAGCTTTATCTCTATGTGCATTGCTCTGCTCACCGGTGCAGTGATCATCATCGGGGCGATGGTAAAGGCCAAAAGGGCAGAGAGGCTGCATCTTACCGTAGGTAGCGAAAATTATGGCAAAATATAA
- a CDS encoding universal stress protein: protein MAKYKKILVPVDGAASSLHALQETFKLTQNGISVISVVPPYHGDLRFAGVGEIEKLMRAPCDQAASLALDLAAEAGVEISVACPVGEPHEVIADIAASEDFDLVVMGLREDQGIIRFFMSGPTAKVIGYSTKDVLVIPEHASLNWKKILLAVDGSEASVKIVDRALDLAKSYNSELLILSALDLPFQLYGDVNLKDNLMRGVKGYLSEVKTEAEAMGIATREFLRVSKAPKAIVDLGREEQVNLIIMGSHGRTGLKRLFMGSVTEQVMTQAPCPLLIVKT from the coding sequence ATGGCAAAATATAAGAAAATACTGGTGCCGGTTGATGGGGCTGCATCAAGTCTGCACGCCTTGCAGGAAACCTTCAAACTGACCCAAAACGGTATCTCGGTTATTTCGGTTGTGCCGCCCTATCATGGTGACCTGCGGTTTGCCGGGGTGGGTGAGATAGAGAAGCTCATGCGAGCCCCGTGTGACCAAGCCGCGTCCCTGGCCCTGGACCTGGCCGCCGAGGCGGGGGTAGAAATATCGGTAGCCTGTCCGGTGGGCGAGCCTCATGAGGTAATTGCCGACATCGCTGCCAGTGAAGACTTTGACCTGGTTGTTATGGGTTTACGCGAAGACCAGGGAATTATACGATTCTTTATGAGTGGCCCCACGGCCAAGGTTATCGGCTACAGCACAAAGGATGTGCTGGTTATTCCGGAACATGCGAGCCTGAACTGGAAAAAGATCTTGCTGGCCGTGGATGGTTCGGAAGCCAGCGTCAAGATCGTAGATCGCGCCCTGGACCTGGCGAAGTCATATAACAGCGAATTGCTGATCCTCTCAGCCCTGGACCTGCCATTTCAACTGTATGGCGACGTCAACCTCAAAGATAATCTAATGCGGGGCGTCAAAGGCTACCTTTCCGAAGTCAAGACCGAGGCCGAGGCCATGGGCATCGCCACCCGCGAATTCCTGCGGGTAAGCAAGGCCCCAAAAGCCATTGTGGACCTTGGCCGGGAAGAGCAGGTTAATCTTATAATCATGGGTTCCCACGGCCGGACGGGCCTCAAGCGCCTCTTCATGGGAAGCGTTACCGAGCAGGTGATGACCCAGGCGCCCTGTCCGCTGCTCATCGTCAAGACCTAA
- the cbpB gene encoding peptide-modifying radical SAM enzyme CbpB → MKPATSLAGVSANVGQGPRFSLMDIGHPDYAVLIEGDTGFWTLVPRAEAGEYLLGNFIPQIFMEHQEHFQREMQTLRFELIPSAVYFNPTERCNLNCSYCYIPSDIRLGGMDMPPLRLLQALEMLSDYFGRTLPEGVMPQIIFHGSEPMMVRDAVFAGIERYGNRFRFGIQTNGTMLDDAALAFIQAHQVSLGLSLDAPVADIADQTRKNWQGRGVYGVVAPLLDRLADYPNYSVICTVTQTNVDRLTDMVEFLHGAGVRVAMLNPVRCTQPGGRDLKPDDQVFARHFSAALERSHDLFQATGRKLVIANFANILIGIVAPLARRLMCDISPCGGGRCFFALSARGDLFPCSEFIGIPEFRGGNLFNTPVEDILRTRPFQDMTSRKVEDFEPCRSCAIRHFCGAPCPAEIYMCSQTLHAPAPYCEFYVEQAKFAFRVIAAGQVDNYVWDGWKEGTEQSFALPTISSI, encoded by the coding sequence TTGAAACCTGCAACATCGCTTGCCGGGGTCTCTGCCAATGTGGGGCAGGGCCCCCGCTTTTCCCTGATGGATATCGGTCATCCCGATTACGCCGTCCTCATCGAAGGGGATACCGGTTTCTGGACCCTGGTTCCCCGGGCCGAGGCTGGAGAATACTTATTAGGCAACTTCATACCCCAGATATTCATGGAACACCAGGAACACTTTCAGCGGGAGATGCAAACCCTGCGCTTTGAGCTGATCCCCTCGGCGGTCTATTTTAACCCTACAGAACGATGCAACCTAAATTGCTCCTACTGTTATATCCCCAGCGACATCCGGCTCGGCGGGATGGATATGCCGCCGTTGCGGCTCCTCCAAGCATTAGAGATGTTGTCGGATTACTTCGGCCGTACCCTGCCGGAGGGTGTCATGCCGCAGATTATATTTCATGGCAGCGAACCGATGATGGTCAGGGATGCGGTTTTTGCCGGGATTGAACGATACGGCAACCGCTTTCGCTTCGGCATCCAGACCAATGGCACTATGCTGGACGATGCAGCATTAGCTTTTATCCAGGCGCACCAGGTCAGCCTGGGCCTCTCCCTGGACGCTCCGGTAGCGGATATTGCTGATCAAACGCGGAAAAACTGGCAGGGCCGCGGGGTATACGGTGTAGTAGCTCCTCTCTTGGACCGGTTAGCAGATTACCCAAACTACAGTGTCATCTGCACCGTCACCCAAACCAATGTAGACCGTTTGACAGACATGGTAGAATTTCTTCATGGCGCCGGTGTCAGGGTGGCCATGCTCAATCCGGTACGTTGCACTCAACCCGGAGGCCGTGATCTCAAACCGGATGACCAAGTCTTTGCCCGACACTTCAGTGCCGCCCTAGAGCGGAGCCATGATCTGTTTCAGGCCACCGGCCGCAAACTGGTCATCGCCAATTTTGCCAATATCCTCATAGGCATCGTAGCACCGTTGGCCCGCCGCCTGATGTGCGACATCTCTCCCTGCGGCGGCGGACGCTGTTTCTTTGCCCTGTCAGCCAGAGGTGACCTCTTCCCCTGCAGCGAGTTCATCGGCATCCCGGAATTTAGGGGGGGCAATCTCTTCAACACTCCGGTGGAGGACATCCTCAGAACCCGCCCCTTCCAGGACATGACCAGCCGCAAGGTGGAGGATTTCGAACCCTGCCGAAGCTGCGCCATTCGCCATTTCTGCGGTGCTCCCTGCCCTGCGGAGATTTATATGTGCTCTCAAACCCTGCATGCTCCGGCTCCATACTGCGAATTTTATGTGGAGCAGGCCAAGTTCGCTTTCCGGGTCATTGCCGCTGGTCAAGTAGACAACTATGTTTGGGATGGCTGGAAGGAGGGTACCGAACAGAGTTTTGCTCTCCCCACCATATCATCTATCTGA
- the cbpA gene encoding modified peptide precursor CbpA, giving the protein MQQKVITPDSSKKLAPIGYRYSCKSDGTNTGLSHYILLDNKK; this is encoded by the coding sequence ATGCAACAAAAGGTCATTACCCCAGATTCTTCCAAAAAACTTGCCCCCATCGGTTACCGCTATAGCTGCAAATCCGATGGCACCAACACTGGCCTATCCCACTACATTCTGTTGGACAACAAGAAGTAA
- a CDS encoding GGDEF domain-containing protein: MNINYETRRQISYFDRQSWQVEPQDTMIGFDAAAILFSDPNQRDYVWILVSLAVILLVLGGLYYFIARLTRKVAAAQEKLVKMASVDDLTRLHNRRFFFEQFGQEVERAKRYRRSLSCIMLDIDHFKAINDTYGHLLGDQLLIDIAQILHDNCRLSDLAARYGGDELIVLLPETEAAGAIAIAERIRKLVAQHQIVGEKGEVIRATVSIGVASLGAGQLQDIDHYDRIIRYADDALYRAKTGGRNRTEHYQQTV; encoded by the coding sequence ATGAACATTAATTATGAAACACGGCGTCAGATTTCGTACTTTGACCGGCAATCGTGGCAGGTGGAACCTCAGGACACCATGATCGGATTTGATGCCGCCGCGATCCTGTTCAGCGACCCCAACCAGAGAGATTATGTCTGGATATTAGTGAGTCTAGCGGTGATTCTCCTGGTATTGGGAGGATTATATTATTTTATTGCCAGACTTACCCGCAAGGTTGCCGCAGCCCAAGAGAAATTAGTGAAAATGGCCTCCGTGGATGATCTTACCAGGTTGCACAATCGCCGTTTCTTTTTTGAGCAATTCGGTCAGGAGGTGGAGCGGGCCAAACGCTACCGCCGTTCTCTGAGCTGTATTATGTTGGACATCGACCATTTCAAGGCCATCAATGACACGTATGGGCATCTCCTGGGTGATCAGTTGCTCATCGATATTGCCCAAATATTACACGATAACTGTCGTCTGAGTGATCTGGCCGCCCGTTACGGAGGCGATGAACTGATTGTTTTGCTGCCGGAAACCGAGGCGGCGGGGGCAATAGCTATCGCCGAAAGAATCCGAAAACTGGTGGCGCAGCATCAGATTGTAGGTGAAAAAGGAGAGGTGATTCGGGCAACAGTCAGTATCGGGGTAGCCAGCCTGGGGGCAGGCCAATTGCAGGATATTGATCACTATGATCGCATTATCCGGTATGCCGACGATGCCCTCTACCGCGCCAAAACAGGCGGTCGCAACCGAACTGAGCATTATCAGCAGACTGTGTAA
- a CDS encoding type II toxin-antitoxin system VapC family toxin, producing the protein MPNSIVCVDASYVLRLLGSASPEAAPVQMWVESHEQGKIAVAPGLLYYEVVNALHRYVVKGQLTAAEARQLLELALDLEIELHSELDIHHQAFRMAEELALPAAYDAHYLALAKRLGAELWTADQRLARVASTVVDIVVVP; encoded by the coding sequence ATGCCCAACTCAATAGTGTGTGTTGACGCCAGCTATGTGCTTCGACTCCTGGGCAGTGCCAGTCCTGAAGCAGCGCCGGTACAAATGTGGGTAGAGAGTCATGAGCAAGGAAAAATCGCTGTGGCGCCCGGACTATTGTATTATGAGGTGGTAAACGCCTTGCACCGGTATGTGGTCAAAGGTCAATTGACGGCAGCGGAAGCCAGGCAACTTCTGGAACTGGCCCTTGATCTCGAAATTGAATTGCACAGCGAGCTGGATATACACCACCAGGCCTTCAGGATGGCGGAAGAACTGGCATTACCGGCGGCTTATGATGCTCATTATCTAGCTCTCGCCAAACGGTTGGGGGCAGAACTTTGGACTGCTGATCAGCGTCTGGCCCGGGTTGCCAGCACTGTAGTTGATATTGTCGTGGTTCCGTGA
- a CDS encoding type II toxin-antitoxin system Phd/YefM family antitoxin, producing the protein MESVVSATQARIHLGKLIRQVLAGEVVVIEHIGKPAVVVLSVEEYTKLKAKRQRGWRETLEKIFQLNARIQARPGGTLPLTPPAEIIQEIREERDAQLNSVC; encoded by the coding sequence ATGGAAAGCGTGGTAAGTGCAACCCAGGCGCGTATTCATCTCGGCAAGCTCATCAGGCAGGTTTTGGCTGGTGAAGTGGTTGTAATTGAACATATCGGCAAACCTGCCGTGGTGGTTCTTTCAGTAGAGGAGTATACAAAACTCAAAGCGAAACGTCAGCGGGGCTGGAGGGAGACATTGGAGAAGATTTTTCAGCTCAACGCCCGAATACAGGCGCGCCCAGGAGGTACGTTGCCTTTGACGCCGCCAGCAGAAATTATTCAGGAAATCCGGGAGGAACGGGATGCCCAACTCAATAGTGTGTGTTGA
- a CDS encoding N-6 DNA methylase yields the protein MPNLILTDYLEFRWYVHGERRSTVSLGHIEPDGKVKVKKEDLAAVGDLLAQFLALKLPSISTAKELALRMANLAGLMHNAALKTLEIEPDTGTLKGWLAAFEKTLVPSLSPEQFSDMYAQTLTYGLFAAKVSVGAGQNLRRDTAAALLPETNPFLKRLFYHLAGPEVPLTVSWVVDDMVALLNSADLEAVMSDFGRGSLEKDPVVHFYETFLAVYDPQKRKVRGVYYTPEPVVSYIVRAIDFLLKNRFGRPWGVADRHTLILDPACGTGTFLHSVISLIYATLCTQGQAGGWPSYVSQSLLPRIFGFELLMAPYAVAHLKLGLLLLEKGFDFPPGQRLGVYLTNTLDEGFKRAEVLPLAGFITEESNSAARIKKEDPIEVILGNPPYAGHSANASLRQEAGVTGTIRTVRTFIGRLIEDYKQVDGKPLGEKNPKLTQ from the coding sequence TTGCCAAACCTCATTCTGACTGACTACCTCGAGTTTCGCTGGTATGTGCACGGTGAACGACGGTCAACGGTTTCCTTGGGCCACATAGAACCAGATGGCAAGGTTAAGGTCAAGAAAGAAGATCTTGCCGCCGTGGGAGATTTGCTGGCCCAATTCCTGGCCCTAAAGCTTCCCTCTATCAGCACGGCCAAAGAATTAGCCCTAAGAATGGCAAATTTAGCTGGGTTAATGCACAATGCCGCCCTCAAGACCCTGGAAATTGAGCCGGATACGGGAACCCTTAAGGGCTGGCTGGCGGCCTTTGAAAAGACCCTGGTTCCCAGCCTCTCCCCGGAACAATTTTCCGATATGTATGCTCAAACCCTCACCTATGGCCTTTTTGCCGCCAAGGTAAGTGTCGGGGCGGGCCAAAATTTGCGCCGGGATACGGCCGCCGCGTTATTGCCGGAAACCAACCCTTTCCTCAAAAGGCTCTTCTATCATCTTGCCGGACCAGAGGTTCCCCTTACGGTGTCATGGGTGGTCGATGATATGGTAGCCCTGCTTAACTCTGCGGACCTTGAAGCAGTTATGTCCGATTTCGGCCGGGGGTCATTGGAGAAAGACCCGGTAGTTCACTTCTATGAAACCTTCCTGGCTGTTTACGACCCCCAAAAGCGTAAGGTCCGTGGGGTTTACTATACTCCTGAACCTGTAGTTTCCTATATTGTCAGAGCGATTGATTTTTTACTTAAAAACCGCTTTGGCCGCCCATGGGGGGTAGCTGATAGGCATACCCTGATTCTTGACCCGGCTTGCGGCACGGGAACTTTTCTTCACAGTGTTATTTCCTTGATTTATGCTACCTTATGCACCCAAGGACAGGCCGGGGGCTGGCCTTCGTATGTCTCCCAAAGCCTCTTGCCCCGGATATTTGGCTTTGAGCTTCTGATGGCCCCTTATGCCGTGGCTCACCTCAAGCTGGGGTTGCTCTTGCTGGAAAAGGGCTTTGATTTTCCACCTGGCCAACGTTTGGGGGTCTATCTCACTAATACCTTAGATGAAGGCTTTAAAAGAGCAGAAGTCTTACCCCTTGCTGGGTTCATCACTGAGGAAAGTAATAGCGCCGCCCGAATTAAGAAGGAAGACCCCATAGAAGTAATCTTGGGAAATCCGCCGTATGCGGGCCATTCCGCCAATGCCAGTTTAAGACAGGAAGCAGGGGTAACCGGGACAATAAGGACCGTGCGGACCTTCATAGGGCGTCTCATTGAAGATTATAAACAGGTTGACGGCAAGCCCTTAGGTGAGAAAAACCCCAAATTGACTCAATAA